From Rhodamnia argentea isolate NSW1041297 chromosome 10, ASM2092103v1, whole genome shotgun sequence, a single genomic window includes:
- the LOC115735163 gene encoding ABC transporter G family member 20, protein MAKGSCKATRSQTNGRRCKLDNGWTLESPNLTILPYILSFTLSIKHFYVALSLTKPQSINHPHAPLVSPPLSPPLMSSAKPKPLAGDNLPLFTPNQRLELQGFSCKAKPNGSSYTLAELLRRVEEAQIGDQMPSTPSSHVLQMTSLASSSISAPTAYPFMLSFKNLTYSVNVCHQLGFSSLLRREKSRSDGAGLPGRADTKVLLNDISGDAREGEIMAVLGASGSGKSTLIDALADRISKESLGGTITLNGEVLESRLLKVISAYVMQDDLLFPMLTVEETLMFSAEFRLPRSLSKSRKKARVQALIDQLGLRSAAGTVIGDEGHRGVSGGERRRVSIGIDIIHDPIILFLDEPTSGLDSTSAFMVVKVLQRIAHSGSIVVMSIHQPSYRIMSLIDRLIFLSHGNTVFSGSPASLPKFFAEFGHPIPENENRTEFALDLIRELEETPGGTKSMVEFNKSWEAKQQSSILQNRDVVWTGPKPSLKDAISASVSRGKLVSGGGGGDSSQVASVPTFANPLWMEMLVISKRSLTNSRRMPELFGIRFGAVMVTGIILATMFHHLDNSPKGVQERLGFFAFAMSTTFYTCAEAIPVFLQERYIFMRETAYNAYRRSSYVLAHAIISLPSLVILSLAFAATTFWPVGLAGGFPGFMFFFYAVLASFWAGSSFVTFLSGVVSHVMLGFTIVVAILAYFLLFSGFFISRDRIPLYWIWFHYLSLVKYPYESVLQNEFDDPAKCFVRGVQMFDNTPLAAVPEMLKLRLLKNMGNTLGMNLTGSTCVTTGVDILQSQGITDINKWNCLWITIAWGFLFRILFYFTLLHGSKNKRR, encoded by the exons ATGGCTAAGGGCTCGTGTAAGGCGACGAGGTCACAGACAAATGGTCGGCGATG CAAGTTAGACAACGGTTGGACACTTGAATCACCAAACCTCACTATCCTCCCTTACATTCTCTCTTTTACTCTCTCTATAAAACATTTCTACGTTGCCCTCTCTCTAACGAAACCCCAAAGCATAAATCACCCTCACGCACCTCTCGTGTCACCGCCACTTTCGCCACCACTGATGTCGTCGGCGAAACCTAAACCCCTCGCCGGTGACAACCTGCCCCTCTTCACTCCGAACCAGCGGCTCGAGCTCCAAGGATTCTCCTGCAAAGCCAAGCCCAATGGCTCCTCATACACCCTCGCCGAGCTCCTAAGGAGGGTTGAAGAAGCTCAAATCGGAGACCAAATGCCTTCAACGCCATCAAGCCATGTCCTCCAGATGACCTCCTTGGCATCCTCCTCCATCTCCGCGCCGACCGCCTATCCCTTCATGCTCTCCTTCAAGAACTTGACTTACAGCGTCAACGTCTGCCATCAGCTGGGCTTCTCATCGCTGCTCAGGCGGGAGAAGTCCCGCAGCGACGGTGCAGGCTTGCCGGGGCGGGCCGACACCAAGGTCTTGCTCAACGACATCTCCGGGGACGCCAGGGAAGGGGAGATAATGGCGGTCCTCGGCGCGAGTGGCTCAGGAAAGTCGACGCTCATCGATGCCCTTGCAGACAGGATCTCAAAGGAGAGCCTTGGAGGGACCATCACGCTGAACGGCGAGGTTCTAGAGTCTCGGCTCCTGAAGGTGATATCAGCCTATGTCATGCAAGATGACCTCCTCTTCCCGATGCTGACAGTGGAGGAGACGCTCATGTTCTCCGCCGAGTTCCGGCTCCCACGCTCACTCTCCAAGTCTCGGAAGAAGGCGCGGGTCCAGGCACTGATTGATCAGCTCGGGCTTCGGAGTGCTGCGGGCACGGTGATCGGTGACGAAGGTCACCGAGGAGTATCCGGCGGAGAGCGGCGGCGCGTCTCCATCGGCATCGACATCATCCACGACCCGATCATcttgttccttgatgagccgaCCTCTGGCCTCGACTCGACGAGCGCCTTCATGGTGGTGAAGGTACTGCAGCGGATTGCCCACAGCGGGAGTATCGTCGTCATGTCAATTCACCAGCCGAGTTACCGAATAATGAGCCTCATCGACAGGCTGATCTTCCTCTCTCATGGGAACACAGTATTCAGTGGCTCGCCGGCCAGCTTGCCCAAGTTCTTTGCTGAGTTCGGGCATCCGATCCCAGAGAACGAGAACCGGACTGAGTTTGCGCTCGACCTGATCCGCGAGCTCGAAGAGACTCCCGGCGGGACAAAGAGCATGGTGGAATTCAACAAGTCGTGGGAAGCGAAGCAACAGTCATCGATACTCCAGAACCGCGACGTCGTGTGGACAGGACCGAAACCCTCGCTCAAGGATGCCATCAGCGCAAGTGTCTCGAGGGGCAAGCTGGTCTCagggggcggcggcggggaCTCGAGTCAAGTTGCCTCGGTACCAACCTTTGCGAACCCGTTATGGATGGAGATGCTGGTGATCTCCAAGCGGTCGCTGACCAACTCCAGGCGGATGCCGGAGCTCTTTGGGATCCGGTTCGGCGCAGTCATGGTCACAGGGATAATCCTGGCGACCATGTTCCACCACCTTGACAACTCCCCGAAGGGCGTCCAAGAGCGGCTCGGTTTCTTCGCCTTTGCCATGTCCACCACCTTCTACACCTGCGCGGAGGCCATTCCGGTCTTCCTCCAGGAGCGCTACATCTTCATGAGGGAGACCGCGTACAACGCGTACCGCCGCTCCTCCTACGTCCTCGCCCACGCCATcatctccctcccctccctcgTCATCCTCTCCCTTGCCTTCGCAGCCACCACCTTCTGGCCCGTGGGCCTCGCAGGCGGGTTCCCAGGGTTCATGTTCTTCTTCTATGCAGTCCTCGCATCCTTTTGGGCGGGGAGCTCCTTCGTGACCTTCCTGTCCGGGGTCGTTTCCCACGTCATGCTCGGGTTCACCATCGTTGTCGCCATCCTCGCCTACTTCCTGCTCTTCAGCGGCTTCTTCATCTCGCGGGACCGGATCCCGCTCTACTGGATATGGTTCCACTACCTCTCGCTCGTGAAGTACCCGTACGAGAGCGTGCTCCAGAACGAGTTCGATGACCCGGCCAAGTGCTTCGTGCGAGGGGTGCAGATGTTCGACAACACGCCGCTCGCGGCAGTGCCGGAGATGCTGAAGCTGAGGCTGTTGAAGAATATGGGAAACACTTTGGGCATGAACCTTACTGGCTCGACGTGCGTGACCACCGGGGTCGACATACTGCAGTCGCAGGGGATCACGGACATCAACAAGTGGAATTGCCTGTGGATCACCATCGCGTGGGGGTTCCTTTTCAGGATCCTGTTTTATTTTACGCTCTTGCATGGGAGCAAGAATAAGAGGAGGTAA